In Phyllopteryx taeniolatus isolate TA_2022b chromosome 6, UOR_Ptae_1.2, whole genome shotgun sequence, one genomic interval encodes:
- the cd27 gene encoding tumor necrosis factor receptor superfamily member 5 isoform X1, with amino-acid sequence MPGFRNESAVTFKVTQSDTLLGPCSFGQFLTGVSGCIHRLPSSTMHTYVLLTSLCSMWFVPSSVLSMQCKVTQYAWPLKAPHSCCDKCPPGKHMIWRSPTDCEMECGLCTGDRYADSSNVEMTCDVCRMCDKPNMEYESKCQTSRNAVCRCKAGYKCTDEACAQCLHIPGAVKSSATVANFSPESPGSPTPDADLADPGDVRANAKGYLVEILPLCAVIAVTVFVLVFAFVRWIRSKHGYYSKDKRPALPPSTEEAEVCKPVQEMCGKCEQTLEV; translated from the exons ATGCCGGGCTTTCGCAATGAGTCAGCCGTGACATTTAAAGTCACTCAAAGTGACACACTTCTGGGCCCCTGTTCATTTGGGCAGTTTTTGACGGGGGTCTCAGGCTGCATTCATCGTCTCCCCTCATCCACG ATGCACACATATGTTCTTTTAACGTCTCTTTGCAGCATGTGGTTTGTGCCTTCCTCCGTGCTGTCAATGCAGTGCAAGGTTACACAATATGCGTGGCCTCTAAAGGCTCCGCACAGTTGCTGTGACAAGTGCCCGCCAG GTAAACACATGATCTGGCGCTCGCCAACCGATTGTGAGATGGAGTGTGGACTTTGCACAGGTGACCGCTATGCTGACTCCTCCAACGTGGAGATGACCTGCGATGTTTGCAGAATGTGTGACAAAC CCAATATGGAGTACGAGTCCAAGTGCCAAACCTCTCGAAACGCTGTGTGCAGATGTAAAGCGGGCTACAAATGCACAGATGAGGCGTGCGCACAGTGTTTGCACATACCAGGAGCAGTCAAGTCCAGCGCCACAG TAGCCAATTTCTCACCAGAGAGTCCTGGTTCCCCAACACCTGACGCGGACCTCGCTGACCCGGGCGACGTCAGAGCCA ATGCAAAAGGGTACTTGGTGGAAATTCTCCCCCTGTGTGCAGTCATAGCAGTCACTGTCTTTGTGCTGGTCTTTGCCTTTGTACGCTGGATCAGATCCAAGCACG GCTACTATTCGAAAGACAAACGGCCTGCATTACCTCCGAGCACAGAGGAAGCGGAGGTGTGCAAGCCTGTCCAAGAAATGTGTGGAAAATGTGAGCAAACTTTGGAGGTTTGA
- the cd27 gene encoding CD27 antigen isoform X2 — translation MPGFRNESAVTFKVTQSDTLLGPCSFGQFLTGVSGCIHRLPSSTMHTYVLLTSLCSMWFVPSSVLSMQCKVTQYAWPLKAPHSCCDKCPPGKHMIWRSPTDCEMECGLCTGDRYADSSNVEMTCDVCRMCDKPNMEYESKCQTSRNAVCRCKAGYKCTDEACAQCLHIPGAVKSSATANFSPESPGSPTPDADLADPGDVRANAKGYLVEILPLCAVIAVTVFVLVFAFVRWIRSKHGYYSKDKRPALPPSTEEAEVCKPVQEMCGKCEQTLEV, via the exons ATGCCGGGCTTTCGCAATGAGTCAGCCGTGACATTTAAAGTCACTCAAAGTGACACACTTCTGGGCCCCTGTTCATTTGGGCAGTTTTTGACGGGGGTCTCAGGCTGCATTCATCGTCTCCCCTCATCCACG ATGCACACATATGTTCTTTTAACGTCTCTTTGCAGCATGTGGTTTGTGCCTTCCTCCGTGCTGTCAATGCAGTGCAAGGTTACACAATATGCGTGGCCTCTAAAGGCTCCGCACAGTTGCTGTGACAAGTGCCCGCCAG GTAAACACATGATCTGGCGCTCGCCAACCGATTGTGAGATGGAGTGTGGACTTTGCACAGGTGACCGCTATGCTGACTCCTCCAACGTGGAGATGACCTGCGATGTTTGCAGAATGTGTGACAAAC CCAATATGGAGTACGAGTCCAAGTGCCAAACCTCTCGAAACGCTGTGTGCAGATGTAAAGCGGGCTACAAATGCACAGATGAGGCGTGCGCACAGTGTTTGCACATACCAGGAGCAGTCAAGTCCAGCGCCACAG CCAATTTCTCACCAGAGAGTCCTGGTTCCCCAACACCTGACGCGGACCTCGCTGACCCGGGCGACGTCAGAGCCA ATGCAAAAGGGTACTTGGTGGAAATTCTCCCCCTGTGTGCAGTCATAGCAGTCACTGTCTTTGTGCTGGTCTTTGCCTTTGTACGCTGGATCAGATCCAAGCACG GCTACTATTCGAAAGACAAACGGCCTGCATTACCTCCGAGCACAGAGGAAGCGGAGGTGTGCAAGCCTGTCCAAGAAATGTGTGGAAAATGTGAGCAAACTTTGGAGGTTTGA
- the cd27 gene encoding tumor necrosis factor receptor superfamily member 5 isoform X3 translates to MPGFRNESAVTFKVTQSDTLLGPCSFGQFLTGVSGCIHRLPSSTMHTYVLLTSLCSMWFVPSSVLSMQCKVTQYAWPLKAPHSCCDKCPPGKHMIWRSPTDCEMECGLCTGDRYADSSNVEMTCDVCRMCDKPNMEYESKCQTSRNAVCRCKAGYKCTDEACAQCLHIPGAVKSSATDAKGYLVEILPLCAVIAVTVFVLVFAFVRWIRSKHGYYSKDKRPALPPSTEEAEVCKPVQEMCGKCEQTLEV, encoded by the exons ATGCCGGGCTTTCGCAATGAGTCAGCCGTGACATTTAAAGTCACTCAAAGTGACACACTTCTGGGCCCCTGTTCATTTGGGCAGTTTTTGACGGGGGTCTCAGGCTGCATTCATCGTCTCCCCTCATCCACG ATGCACACATATGTTCTTTTAACGTCTCTTTGCAGCATGTGGTTTGTGCCTTCCTCCGTGCTGTCAATGCAGTGCAAGGTTACACAATATGCGTGGCCTCTAAAGGCTCCGCACAGTTGCTGTGACAAGTGCCCGCCAG GTAAACACATGATCTGGCGCTCGCCAACCGATTGTGAGATGGAGTGTGGACTTTGCACAGGTGACCGCTATGCTGACTCCTCCAACGTGGAGATGACCTGCGATGTTTGCAGAATGTGTGACAAAC CCAATATGGAGTACGAGTCCAAGTGCCAAACCTCTCGAAACGCTGTGTGCAGATGTAAAGCGGGCTACAAATGCACAGATGAGGCGTGCGCACAGTGTTTGCACATACCAGGAGCAGTCAAGTCCAGCGCCACAG ATGCAAAAGGGTACTTGGTGGAAATTCTCCCCCTGTGTGCAGTCATAGCAGTCACTGTCTTTGTGCTGGTCTTTGCCTTTGTACGCTGGATCAGATCCAAGCACG GCTACTATTCGAAAGACAAACGGCCTGCATTACCTCCGAGCACAGAGGAAGCGGAGGTGTGCAAGCCTGTCCAAGAAATGTGTGGAAAATGTGAGCAAACTTTGGAGGTTTGA
- the cd27 gene encoding tumor necrosis factor receptor superfamily member 5 isoform X4, which translates to MWFVPSSVLSMQCKVTQYAWPLKAPHSCCDKCPPGKHMIWRSPTDCEMECGLCTGDRYADSSNVEMTCDVCRMCDKPNMEYESKCQTSRNAVCRCKAGYKCTDEACAQCLHIPGAVKSSATVANFSPESPGSPTPDADLADPGDVRANAKGYLVEILPLCAVIAVTVFVLVFAFVRWIRSKHGYYSKDKRPALPPSTEEAEVCKPVQEMCGKCEQTLEV; encoded by the exons ATGTGGTTTGTGCCTTCCTCCGTGCTGTCAATGCAGTGCAAGGTTACACAATATGCGTGGCCTCTAAAGGCTCCGCACAGTTGCTGTGACAAGTGCCCGCCAG GTAAACACATGATCTGGCGCTCGCCAACCGATTGTGAGATGGAGTGTGGACTTTGCACAGGTGACCGCTATGCTGACTCCTCCAACGTGGAGATGACCTGCGATGTTTGCAGAATGTGTGACAAAC CCAATATGGAGTACGAGTCCAAGTGCCAAACCTCTCGAAACGCTGTGTGCAGATGTAAAGCGGGCTACAAATGCACAGATGAGGCGTGCGCACAGTGTTTGCACATACCAGGAGCAGTCAAGTCCAGCGCCACAG TAGCCAATTTCTCACCAGAGAGTCCTGGTTCCCCAACACCTGACGCGGACCTCGCTGACCCGGGCGACGTCAGAGCCA ATGCAAAAGGGTACTTGGTGGAAATTCTCCCCCTGTGTGCAGTCATAGCAGTCACTGTCTTTGTGCTGGTCTTTGCCTTTGTACGCTGGATCAGATCCAAGCACG GCTACTATTCGAAAGACAAACGGCCTGCATTACCTCCGAGCACAGAGGAAGCGGAGGTGTGCAAGCCTGTCCAAGAAATGTGTGGAAAATGTGAGCAAACTTTGGAGGTTTGA
- the si:dkey-260g12.1 gene encoding tumor necrosis factor receptor superfamily member 3 isoform X1, whose product MGLKVQYLVSVLLSSAQLLLTFPLTEKNHLSIRRGKECKMCPAGEFQKSCEQCAPCPAKSYTTDWNREESCHRCYGDCRPEFNQKVIEDCSSTSNLKCTCQDGFRCTAVVAYTGNCKNCVATTTVTAAAATTADEDEQTPSSSSSGSRSNSARLCSFPECETKPGNSSHANKGPQLVAVVFPMVVVVTVALTVWLCSCRRGEETCLKRAVVKLCNKGVPNVTAKEKEPNQHFLTDPCGAVHVHNAGTVIFSWLSQFTGQVGPVTETKMATKDEEEEAEDGDQAPPPSFSPSVPLSEEEMSGEAVLFPSQEEGKDWHVSKEEAEA is encoded by the exons ATGGGCCTTAAAGTGCAATATTTAGTGAGTGTGCTCTTGTCATCTGCACAGCTGCTGCTCACCTTCCCGCTG ACAGAGAAGAACCACTTGTCCATCCGGCGTGGCAAAGAGTGCAAGATGTGCCCTGCAG GTGAGTTCCAGAAGTCTTGTGAGCAGTGCGCGCCGTGTCCCGCTAAGAGCTACACCACTGACTGGAACCGCGAGGAGAGCTGCCATCGTTGCTACGGCGATTGCAGGCCTG AATTCAATCAGAAAGTGATCGAGGACTGCAGCAGCACATCTAACCTCAAGTGCACATGCCAAGATGGCTTCCGCTGTACCGCTGTGGTTGCATATACCGGCAACTGCAAAAACTGTGTCGCAACCACAACCG TAACAGCAGCGGCAGCAACAACAGCAGATGAAGATGAACAGactccttcctcttcttcctcaggATCCCGCAGCAACTCTGCCAGGTTGTGCTCTTTTCCCGA ATGTGAGACCAAGCCTGGAAACAGCTCACACGCTAACAAAG GGCCTCAGCTGGTGGCCGTCGTGTTCCCAATGGTCGTCGTGGTAACTGTGGCCCTCACTGTCTGGCTCTGCAGCTGTCGGCGCGGAGAGGAAACTTGCTTGAAGCGGG CTGTGGTGAAGTTATGCAATAAG GGGGTTCCCAATGTTACAGCTAAGGAGAAAGAGCCCAATCAGCATTTCTTGACTGACCCTTGCG GTGCTGTGCATGTCCACAATGCGGGGACGGTCATCTTCAGCTGGCTCAGTCAGTTTACCGGCCAAGTGGGTCCCGTCACGGAAACCAAGATGGCAACaaaagacgaggaggaggaggccgaaGACGGCGACCAAGCCCCTCCTCCTTCGTTCTCCCCCAGTGTTCCCCTGTCTGAGGAGGAGATGAGCGGAGAGGCGGTCTTGTTCCCTTCTCAGGAGGAAGGCAAAGACTGGCACGTGTCCAAAGAGgaagcagaagcctga
- the si:dkey-260g12.1 gene encoding tumor necrosis factor receptor superfamily member 26 isoform X2, with product MGLKVQYLVSVLLSSAQLLLTFPLTEKNHLSIRRGKECKMCPAGEFQKSCEQCAPCPAKSYTTDWNREESCHRCYGDCRPEFNQKVIEDCSSTSNLKCTCQDGFRCTAVVAYTGNCKNCVATTTVTAAAATTADEDEQTPSSSSSGSRSNSARLCSFPECETKPGNSSHANKGPQLVAVVFPMVVVVTVALTVWLCSCRRGEETCLKRAVVKLCNKVSDVHNKLSVCVCVCVCCWLFLCPGQILYNMSISLAPSCGILLPRNHVEVDGGASRGSQCYS from the exons ATGGGCCTTAAAGTGCAATATTTAGTGAGTGTGCTCTTGTCATCTGCACAGCTGCTGCTCACCTTCCCGCTG ACAGAGAAGAACCACTTGTCCATCCGGCGTGGCAAAGAGTGCAAGATGTGCCCTGCAG GTGAGTTCCAGAAGTCTTGTGAGCAGTGCGCGCCGTGTCCCGCTAAGAGCTACACCACTGACTGGAACCGCGAGGAGAGCTGCCATCGTTGCTACGGCGATTGCAGGCCTG AATTCAATCAGAAAGTGATCGAGGACTGCAGCAGCACATCTAACCTCAAGTGCACATGCCAAGATGGCTTCCGCTGTACCGCTGTGGTTGCATATACCGGCAACTGCAAAAACTGTGTCGCAACCACAACCG TAACAGCAGCGGCAGCAACAACAGCAGATGAAGATGAACAGactccttcctcttcttcctcaggATCCCGCAGCAACTCTGCCAGGTTGTGCTCTTTTCCCGA ATGTGAGACCAAGCCTGGAAACAGCTCACACGCTAACAAAG GGCCTCAGCTGGTGGCCGTCGTGTTCCCAATGGTCGTCGTGGTAACTGTGGCCCTCACTGTCTGGCTCTGCAGCTGTCGGCGCGGAGAGGAAACTTGCTTGAAGCGGG CTGTGGTGAAGTTATGCAATAAGGTGAGTGATGTGCACAACAAgttgtccgtgtgtgtgtgtgtgtgtgtatgctgtTGGCTGTTTTTGTGCCCAGGCCAAATCCTGTACAATATGAGTATTTctttggccccatcttgtggcatcttgctGCCAAGGAACCACGTTGAAGTGGATGGAGGAGCTTCAA GGGGTTCCCAATGTTACAGCTAA